The DNA region ATTTTTTGTTACTATTGACATGGAATGGATAAGTAGCCATCTAAGTTTCAACTCTACAACTAAAAATACGATGATGGAAAGTGTCTTTTTGTATATGCTACATTTTACTTTGTTATTGCTGTTGTAAGATAATAACTTTTTTTGTATtccaaatctttcaaaatcatgttaatcaaacaaattattcatgtTCCTGGATTCCTGGACCATAATCTTCATTTTATCTTAGCCTTGAATTATTGCATTTTAGTCTTCTGGATCATTGAGAGGTGATTCAAGATGGAAGGTAAGTCTGTCTAGACAGTGCTCAGAGTGATACTGAAATCTTTCTTGCACTGCAGGATTTGGTCGCATTGGTCGGCTTGTATTACGAATAGCAATGGCTAGAGATGACATCGATATTGTGGCTGTGAATGATCCCTTCATTGACTCTAAATATATGGTAAGGGTATTTTTCAAttgatttaataaatatttattaggATAGGAATACTAAGTACTTTTGTTTCTTGACTCTAAAAAGTTATTTTGGTGGATAAATGTGTATACATGGTTTGTGTTTCTGAATCAAGTTTGACCTGAACAAAAAGGAGTGAAAATAAAAAATCGTGAGTTATATTTTTAGATTGATCATGGAGATTGATATTCAATTCACCTAactttgtttagaaaaaatagaTGAAACCTATAAGACCATAGTGTTGTTGAGTGGTTGTTTGGTGAATGGGAATGAAAGTTGAAAGTTTTGAGTCATAATCTAATTTTCTCACTTGGATTACCTACATTTGGTCTTAACAGAATAACCAACAATATGACTGCAATGCTCATGAGTGAACCTCTGGCTTGATgttattatatattaataaatttttaagtggGAATCATTTGAATTCCAAGTTTGTCAAATAAGGTTATCTTTTAATTGATTACTTCTTGTGTAGAGGACCAGACTCTTTTTAAAATGATTCTTTACTAACTTGTCTCTGGTATTTGTGGAAAATGCCAAATCATGTGGGAATTATGtgtatttctctttttttttcagcTATTATTTGTATCACTTTGTTGTATCAAAAGCTTGATATTTCTATAGCATCAATTTAAACTAATAAAGGACATGGAAGTATGCAATCAGTTAAAAGCTTCAAAACTGACACAACTGCTCTGGTATATAGTTTTCTGCTTCCACTAAGATTTTGCATTTACCTTTAGGTTCGATAAAATATGTGACTATGTAAGCAATTTTCCATGGAAGAAGAAGTAACCATATTCTGCTATGTATTGATGAAAGATATTTGAGGATAAAATTTTTGAAGATTTGATTTGTTGTTCCTTGATATCTTTATCATAGGAAActgatttctggtttgcctacAATTTTTTCTATTCTTAGTCATTATTAtatttctttcaatataatgATCATATTCTTTTTGTTAGGCATACATGTTAAAGTATGATTCAACACATGGTACCTTCAGCGGATCCATCAAAGTTGTGGATGAGTCCAACTTAGAAATCAATGGTAAAAGAATTTCTGTTACTAGAAAAAGGTATTGCATTAATCTTTTCAGGCTAACCTTTGTCAATATCTTTATATTTTGATGTTAAGGTTTCTGAACAATATTTTATACCTTGGGTTCGTAAAATTTGAGTGGCCAGAATATAATTTGATGTTTTGTTGGATACAAATTAGATGGTCAAGATTGATGAAGGAATGTGTTCTTACTTGACTCTGAAAACCAATGATTTTTTTAATCTCATATAACATCTAGTAATCATTGTTACTGATGATCTATGTTTTATTTGTGTATGATTTGGTACATTATTGAATCTTCCAGTGTTTTGAGATATAATCAATCAAAGAGAACAAGGAAAGTAACCTAattttatgcattttttttatcaGGGATCCAACTGAGGTTCCCTGGGGTGATTTTGGAGTAGAATATGTCGTTGAATCTTCTGGTGTTTTTACAACGATGGAGAAAGCATCAGCCCACCTAAAGGTATATTCTTCATATACTAGTTTCTCATATATAGCTGATTCACCTTTCTTGTATGAAAGTTTTGTTGATTATTTTGTCAATATTCAATAGGGAGGTGCAAAAAAAGTGGTAATATCAGCTCCATCTGCTGATGCTCCTATGTTTGTGATTGGTGTAAATGAGAAGACATATGAGTCCGGCATGAGTATTGTCTCAAATGCAAGTTGCACAACCAACTGTCTTGCTCCTCTTGCCAAGGTTTCATACTTAGAAGCATAATTGCTATAAAATCTATATCCTTCCATCCCCAAGGTCTATGGATCAGACATTAATTCTAATGCCCAAGTCAATAATTATTGAATGCACATGGAATTTCAATTTCCCAACTTCTCATTATGCTCTAGATATACCTTTTTTAGGCTGTTAGCGTGTACATGAATCTCTCTGTGCCTCGTAGGATGCCCAGTTTCATGTATCATGGATCATAGATCTCTTATGGGATAAATAACTATTGTCCTTCTTGAAGGTTGTCCATGAGGAGTTTGGCATTGTTGAGGGGCTCATGACTACTGTTCATGCGACCACAGGTTTTTTCCTTTCACTCTAAATTCTAAGATACTGAAAGAATAAAAAGGGTAGCTCGGTGCATGAAACTCCCGCTAATGCGGAGTCTTgggaagggtctattgtacgcaaccttacttactttgcaagaggctatttctaAGACTCAAACTCGTGACCTCcaggtcacatgacaacaatttTATCATTGACTAAGGCTCCCCTTCATAAGATACTGAACGCACGCTTAACATTGCACATATTATTATACTGTCATGCCTTGCATAATACCTTCAGACTGATTTTCTGAGACTGATGTCTTTACAGCGACACAGAAAACTGTTGATGGCCCTTCAATGAAAGATTGGCGTGGGGGGCGTGGTGCTGGACAGAACATCATCCCCAGTTCAACTGGTGCAGCTAAGGTGAGGTCATGGTGACAGTGATCAAGATATTACATTCTTCTgcttagttttaaatttgaaCTGATTCAATCCTGGATTAGGCTGTTGGAAGAGTCCTTCCGGACCTAAATGGGAAGCTCACTGGAATGGCTTTCAGGGTTCCTACACCTAATGTTTCTGTTGTAGACTTAACTTGCCGACTTCAAAAAAGTGCATCATACGAGGATGTCAAGGCAGCCATCAAGTGtgcatttccttttttttttaaaaaaaaaaaaaaaattatactagaaAGTTTCTTACAAATGTATAGTTGTTGAAATTTGATCCTTGGTTTTAGCCTATTTTTTCCCCTGAAGTTCCAATTATGCTACTTCAGCTGTTCAAAAGAAATCAACTATCTCAATGATTTCATCCAAATGCCCAAATTGTATTAGTTCAGCTACCATGATAGGGGGTTTGAACAAAATTGAGGCAGCCTACTGACTACTGAGCAAGCCCACCATTATAGTTCAGCTCATCTGTTTTATTTTAACTGAAGTATCTGtatgttagattttttttttttctttttgcccTTTAAATTTTATATTGTTTACTATGAGCACATTTCAGGTTTGCATCAGAGGGTACCCTGAATGGCATTCTTGGATACACTGAAGATGATGTCGTCTCAAATGATTTGGTCGGTGACTCAAGGTAAAACTTTCATGTACAAAATATCACAACCTTTTCTTCACTTTCATTACACTCATTTTCATTCTCTTTATTTCTGTTACATTTCAGATCTAGTATCTTTGATGCTAAAGCTGGTATTGGCTTAAGTGCTTCTTTCATGAAGCTGGTCTCATGGTATGACAACGAATGGGGCTACAGGTTTCAATCTTCTCCACCTTTCATCTCCATTCTCCACAAGCAAAGCAGACCATTTCCATCTTATGTACCACCTCTTTATTCTCTACAGCAACCGAGTGCTTGACCTCATCAAACACATGGCTCTGGTGAGTGCTCGCCATTGAATTGCGCCTGAAAACTTACCTAACGACATGCTGCTTCTTATGGATTGGAGACTTTCTAGTGCATGGAAAACCGATTTTGATGTGGTTGGCTGTTTTACATGTTGTTTTTAGTTGAATAAATGTAGCATGGGAACCTCATTTTGACATTGCTACGATTTACATAACAAGTGTTATGCCAATTGCCATGGAAGTTAAGATTGCTATGGGCAATTGGGAATATACGATGTAATTATTTATTATGGTTGCTAATAATCAAGGGTAGCAACAGCTGAATTTGGAAACATGAACATTGTATTACATTCAATGGGATTATTCATTGTAACAAAGTATACAGGAgttgtatttgttttttttttaaatgtagaatatatactaaaatgaTACGAAATCCATCACTCCAAATTATCTCATTAATTTTGAGTTAAACATAGATAATATATattgtttatattttatttgttatatgaGCTAAAAATATAGATCAAAATATGACCATACTCTTTGTTGGATAACAGAGAAGTTGCCCATTGAAATCTAGTGATTAGGAAAGCATCAGACTTGCCCGATTCAGCTTTGGGTTTTTACATACTTTTAGGTGCGTTTGGTTGGAGTTATCTTTAATAATTTTGGTTATTTATTTAAGATTATCAATGAAAATcctatttgatttaggtaatcgataTTTCTCGAGTAATGTTCCATATCTGACATGTCAACAAAAGGGACATGCAATCCGGAATCGGAAAATtgaagttttattttaatttcggagttaataaaattttttttactaaaaatactctaaaataagtgaaaaatgtgataaaaaagaaaaatataaataataaaataaaataataaaataaaataaaaaactttaaaaaaatttaaaaaacattaaaaattttaaaaaaatagaaaaaaaacataaaaatatttaaaaataataaaaaatgggggaaataaaaaaatcataaaaaatagaaaaattgtaaaaaatttaaaaacataaaaaataatttaaaaaacgtaaaaaatttaaaaatatatataaaaatataaaaataaaaaaatagaaaaagcagaaaaaacattaaaaaaaattttaaaacaaaaaatataaaaaatataaaaaatataaaaactttaaaaaattttaaaaacaaaaataaaaaataaaaaacatataaaaataaaggaaaacctgaaaaaaaatatatagagtttaaataataataataataataataataataattattattattattattattattattattatatgattGATTTTATAACTAAAAGtgatatagtaaaatattaaagtaaattattcattaaaaattttaaataaataaatttttatttcattatctagattgaatcaaacaacatttggttatattttattctccgtaattttgattatgtgattactcATCCATAATAATTTGAACACCCTTAAAATTTGAATTCAGATTCAAATTGCATACAGCTAGAAGCAATTGAAAATTTTTGATAatgtaattttttaaacattatatattaaaatttagttgaatgtaaaaataaaattagttGAGACATCGAGTTCGATATCCAGCTAtcatttttttatgatttttttcaaTGAGTAGCACAAATAAAAAATATTGGATAGAAAATTTTCGAAACTGAATCGATAACCTTAAAAATAATCATTAAGGTTAGTTAAAATTATCATTTATGTGGATTTAATAAGAGCGGCGCTAATTATTATTTTCTGAATCATTTAATATTTGAACCCGACGACCACGCATAATCATGTTTTCTGCGTCCATCGACCCCacaggtcatccgagttggtatgtgatGGGATGCTTACCATATGAGGTTGCGGGGTCGAAATTCAGGGTAGTCGGGGCGTAAATCCCCGGTctctgtgcaactcaccccacctgccacatgctcgctcaggatggtgtgatttacctccctcgtgatgatcttgggtcgggtgcggcggggcgctgggggcgagcgatttcgccttttgccatgTGTTTTCTGCATCCACCTCGTTATTTACTTGAACGGCCGGTTGCCTCCTTTCGTTTAGGGCTGTAAATAAATcaaacgttcgtgaacaagcttggtgttcgccTTGGTAAGAGattgtttatattcgttcaatatacattagattaattaagcaaacaagcttgaacaactcgttaagctaaacaaacaagcttgaacatatatgtgttcagctcgttaacgttcgtgaacaacatttatgaacaatgttcacgaacaatatttattaataaaattcttttaaatatgctaaataaacaataaaataaaataaaataaataaataaatttaaattatcaatcttaataaccaatcaaacaatcaaacaagcttgaatttagagcttgataacatctaaacgaactaagctcaaaccaaactcaagccaagccaagcttgaattgagagcttgataacatctaaacgaacaaagctcaaaccaagctgaaccaagctcaagccaagcttgaattgaaaacttataacatctaaacgaaccaagctcaagccaagtttcaaacaagctcaagctcataaaaaataaaccaagctaagcttgaacactcatttcaaaagtttggttcattttaagctcggctcggctcgactcgattatcttatcaaacaagtttgaacatcccaaatctcggctcggctcggctcggctcggctcagcttTTCTACAACCCTACTTTCGTTGATCGGGTCCGTACTTTTTTATCTTCCATAGGCGACGAGCTTCAGAACCCTAACCTGGTTCTGCTTCCGCCATAGCTACGTTCGCTGCTCGATCGGAGGTGCATCGAGTAAAACTGACCTCTACAGGGCAAGGGCTGTGATCGCGCAGGGCGAGCGGCgatggggaagaagaagaagcgaccTTCGAAGGTGTGGTGCTACTACTGCGACAGGGAGTTCGACGACGAGAAGATCCTCGTCCAGCACCAGAAAGCCAAGCACTTCAAGTGCCATGTATGCCAAAAAAAACTCTCTACCGCTGGAGGCATGGCCATACACGTCCTCCAGGTCCATAAGGAGGCTGTGACCAAGTATGATCCATACTATACCAATCCCCAAACTTGAAGTTAATTGTATTTTTTTGTATGCACTGCCGGATTAGGTTTATGTATTCTTTTTTTACGATTGATGATCGCTGAAATTTTTCCGTGTTCGTGGGGTAGATCAAATACCTTCATTTATATTGGTAGCGTGGATGATGGTCGACGGATGTACCTGTTGGTTCTTTTCGCGATACAAGAAGTCTTGTTCCTGATTGACCATGGAAAATATTGACAGTATTTTTTTTTGGACCAAATGTATTCAAGTTAGTCTTTTACATTCTCATGAAAAACCATTTCCTAACGGTTCATGCTTGCCTTGAGGTTTCTAGTGTAGTCATTTGTTAGTGACATTTCCTAACGGTTCATGTTTTACATTCTCACTTTGTATATTACAATTGACAATGACCTTTTATGCCACTTCCTACATGGCTTAACGTTCGTTCCCCTTGTTTTTTGTTGCAGTCTTTTGTTAGTTTAATCATGGTCTCCCATTCATCTTGCATGTTTTTCTGATGTCATTTGCTTTAATCTAGGGTTCCTAATGCTATGGCTGACAGAGATTCAACAGACATTGAGATTTATGGTATGCAAGGAATTCCTCCTGATATCTTGGCAGCTCATTATGGGGAAGGTAAAATTTTTTATGGCTTTCTTTTCCTCTTAGCTATGCTTGCCCCAAATAATTGAAACTTTTTTGTTGTTGTCATTATTGATGATGTCTTCATTTATCATGCATCGCACAAATTGTCATTCTATGTCAATACACATATGTTCATATATTTGTTCAATGAtactagagttttttttttttttttggctctaTTAGATCTTTCTCTGTAGgagagccttggcgcaatggtaaagttattgctttgtgaccaaaaggtcacgggtttaaatcctggaaacaacctcttgcaaaaagcaggataagcCGGCATACAATGGATCTTTCTCGGAcctgcatagcgggagcttcgtgcactgggATGCTATTTTTTTATTAGATCTTTCTCTCTCCTTCTTTCACTTTAAGATTTTTACTGATATATCTTGTCTTCAACACACACAGGGATTCTTTTCATAGATCATACGATCAATTAATTGTGCATTTAGTTCATTCATTCTTTGACCCCACATCTTACATGGCAATACCTATGCCCAGGCATCATGCTTATGATCCTTTCAGTCTAATGGTTAAAAGTTGATTGGTTTCTGGTTTATGCCCACTTCTCTCTTCCATTCATTAATATTACTcatcttgaaaaatggtactcTGTGCCTTAAGAGaaagttccaactattatggtgcTTTAAGTTTACATTGTGGTCCTGGTGAGCTGAAAAATTCAAACACCAGTATCATTTTGAAAGTTGGCTGGTTTCATTTTTAACTTTTGGATGTTGTCATAATAACATAAAAGCAACCCTACTCAACatgaatttaataataataataatatgatataATGAATATCTTTAAAAGAACCTAATTTGGCATAAACATATTGTAATAAAAGGGCAGCCGGTGCACAAAGCCTTTGCCAATGCAGGGTCGCGGGAAATGGTCTATTGTACACAGTCTTATTTTGTTTTGCAAGAGATTATTTCCAAGACTCGACCTGTGATCTCCAGGTCACACGGCAACAACTTTACTATTGTGTCAAGTCTCCCTCGGCATTAACAGATTGTAATAtcatttaaaaaaagaaaaaagttgTGTGAGAAACAAATCAAAGAACTCATAAAAAGAGTTTGATTCCATGATTCCGTGGATAGGAAAATTTGAAACTCCAATGACAAAGATAATGTTTTTTCAAAAAatctttaggtttagatttgagatattttctcttatttgaagGACACCAGCCTGGTTTTCCTCCAAACTAGACCTGACCTTCTAAAAGATCTCTTGGCAGCATGTATTCATTTCTCAACTAAAAGTTTATTATGATTCTTTAAATGCACGTGACATCAATATGCAGAAATCAGAATGGTTTGTTTAACAATTTATGGATTTGATTTATTTAAGTTGTTGTCTTTTATTGAAGGGCAAACttctttatatttatttgatttgCTGTAATACTGTTACTCGTAATAGAGCTTCGTTCATATACATGCTTATGCAATTGTTCAGAGAATCTCCGTGTTGTAAGCTGTTTCCAACTGCATGCTCAAATTTCACTATGTAAAAGCGAGTTATGCTGATTCATTATCTTTGTTCATTTCACTACTTTTATGCTTTCTGAGTGAGATGATCACCTTTTCACTGCCACCTTAGGCTTCTAGCACATGCCATTTGTTTGTACAAGCATGCACTGGCACTTACAGAGCATGATGTTAAAGCATACTTAAACCCTGTCAATATTGTCTCATTTGTTATGCCTCCTGTGAAATCTACTAGTATATGGGCCATTGCCAATCATTTTGCTCAGTGAATTGGATTCCACTTTGTGTGCGCATTTGAAGGATGCATTGTCAATTAACCTGAGCATTATTGTGTATTATCTGgatgcattttttttttgtttgtggcTTGCTTTATTCAGTTAGTTTTGGTGCAGATGAAGATACAGTGGCAAAGACAGCTAAAGTGGAAGTTCCATCTACTGGTTTTGTTGGCGGAGCAATTCCTGGTGCATTTGGCATTAGATTTCCTCCCCCACCTGTATATGCTGGCGTTCCTCCTGTGTATGTGTAGATTATTGCATTGATCATTGGAAATTTAgtgtttttgagttttgaattagtGTT from Zingiber officinale cultivar Zhangliang chromosome 4B, Zo_v1.1, whole genome shotgun sequence includes:
- the LOC121974606 gene encoding glyceraldehyde-3-phosphate dehydrogenase GAPCP2, chloroplastic-like isoform X1, producing MAHSVLLRSASPLIERSREVLASDSDRVPGIHSSYSAQTRANFLGSGVTSPRRCSKYNGSKSIQPLKATVTEAPQIVKGSSSSGKTKVGINGFGRIGRLVLRIAMARDDIDIVAVNDPFIDSKYMAYMLKYDSTHGTFSGSIKVVDESNLEINGKRISVTRKRDPTEVPWGDFGVEYVVESSGVFTTMEKASAHLKGGAKKVVISAPSADAPMFVIGVNEKTYESGMSIVSNASCTTNCLAPLAKVVHEEFGIVEGLMTTVHATTATQKTVDGPSMKDWRGGRGAGQNIIPSSTGAAKAVGRVLPDLNGKLTGMAFRVPTPNVSVVDLTCRLQKSASYEDVKAAIKFASEGTLNGILGYTEDDVVSNDLVGDSRSSIFDAKAGIGLSASFMKLVSWYDNEWGYSNRVLDLIKHMALVSARH
- the LOC121974606 gene encoding glyceraldehyde-3-phosphate dehydrogenase GAPCP1, chloroplastic-like isoform X2; this translates as MAHSVLLRSASPLIERSREVPGIHSSYSAQTRANFLGSGVTSPRRCSKYNGSKSIQPLKATVTEAPQIVKGSSSSGKTKVGINGFGRIGRLVLRIAMARDDIDIVAVNDPFIDSKYMAYMLKYDSTHGTFSGSIKVVDESNLEINGKRISVTRKRDPTEVPWGDFGVEYVVESSGVFTTMEKASAHLKGGAKKVVISAPSADAPMFVIGVNEKTYESGMSIVSNASCTTNCLAPLAKVVHEEFGIVEGLMTTVHATTATQKTVDGPSMKDWRGGRGAGQNIIPSSTGAAKAVGRVLPDLNGKLTGMAFRVPTPNVSVVDLTCRLQKSASYEDVKAAIKFASEGTLNGILGYTEDDVVSNDLVGDSRSSIFDAKAGIGLSASFMKLVSWYDNEWGYSNRVLDLIKHMALVSARH
- the LOC121974607 gene encoding protein SUPPRESSOR OF FRI 4-like isoform X3, with translation MGKKKKRPSKVWCYYCDREFDDEKILVQHQKAKHFKCHVCQKKLSTAGGMAIHVLQVHKEAVTKVPNAMADRDSTDIEIYGMQGIPPDILAAHYGEDEDTVAKTAKVEVPSTGFVGGAIPGAFGIRFPPPPVYAGVPPVLAFKFCCFCGLIAHVLPRFIFCQF
- the LOC121974607 gene encoding protein SUPPRESSOR OF FRI 4-like isoform X1; amino-acid sequence: MGKKKKRPSKVWCYYCDREFDDEKILVQHQKAKHFKCHVCQKKLSTAGGMAIHVLQVHKEAVTKVPNAMADRDSTDIEIYGMQGIPPDILAAHYGEDEDTVAKTAKVEVPSTGFVGGAIPGAFGIRFPPPPVYAGVPPVFQVLLLLWSYRSCASTFHFLSVLIQPFHFSIQHGLFQLFVQILGFLHKYLFHFPHLLLLHSSPCFLSRVQQLLWPPLLPLDSRHLLKLVRPQLHRLWYLNLYFQSIVQLVYLQNHHQQSLQPPQQC
- the LOC121974607 gene encoding protein SUPPRESSOR OF FRI 4-like isoform X2, coding for MGKKKKRPSKVWCYYCDREFDDEKILVQHQKAKHFKCHVCQKKLSTAGGMAIHVLQVHKEAVTKVPNAMADRDSTDIEIYGMQGIPPDILAAHYGEDEDTVAKTAKVEVPSTGFVGGAIPGAFGIRFPPPPVYAGVPPVFNPALPFQHPTWPIPAIRPNPWFPSQVSVPFPPPVVATQQPLFPIQSATTPLASTSTSGLPTPPQAGPPTATPPLVSQPLFPINSPAGVPAKSSPTISSASPTMLKGVADANSGLHTAIEGGYAN